The Mugil cephalus isolate CIBA_MC_2020 chromosome 19, CIBA_Mcephalus_1.1, whole genome shotgun sequence genome has a window encoding:
- the il7r gene encoding interleukin-7 receptor subunit alpha isoform X2, with amino-acid sequence MTTTMMLMMLMMVVMMMSAGAEAESGDGDGDGDRDEEPRISCSSDITTHECSLTCRLVPEDPEDPEDPEDPEEEEDIKKMTLCYRDYFSGDMLKCLEAPGDTIRSNLSVLLDLNVTVYLKTGERVSFWVDMKKIVKPRRPQVWNITLDQNQALIRIKTPYDKDYLTLENQLFQLHISTTGKDTVQNISSGDVLQIDMDHLQRPSRYLVRVRAIPQSDYFQGTWSEWSEPIPFNTPAPALKTKDSPELMMVVVVVCLVSVVVVTSSAVFFWKNKIFTYVWPSIPHPKQTLVQICKPNKGLLLNFKPEVFSSLNVYPLEKTNLIVPSVSAPPPYDHSPAHSSTPSSAHSSDCSSATTEELELSALLSQSSDGEDGLRSAGPSPDDTPRLQERPVPPRPAEGATGGEGEACGPSPQEEAYVTMSSFYQIK; translated from the exons ATGACGACCACcatgatgctgatgatgctgatgatggtggtgatgatgatgtcgGCCGGAGCCGAGGCCGAGAgtggagacggagacggagatgGAGACCGGGACGAGG AACCCAGAATCAGTTGCAGCTCTGACATCACGACCCATGAATGCAGTCTGACCTGCAGGCTGGTCCCCGAGGACCCTGAGGACCCTGAGGACCCCGAGGaccccgaggaggaggaggacattaaGAAGATGACTCTGTG TTACAGAGACTACTTCAGCGGTGACATGTTGAAATGTCTGGAGGCTCCAGGAGACACGATCCGGTCCAACCTGAGCGTCCTGTTGGACCTGAACGTGACGGTCTACCTGAAGACAGGAGAGCGGGTCTCATTCTGGGTCGACATGAAGAAGATCG TCAAACCCAGACGTCCTCAGGTGTGGAACATCaccctggaccagaaccaggccCTGATCCGGATCAAGACCCCGTATGACAAGGACTACCTGACCCTAGAGAACCAGCTGTTCCAGCTCCACATCAGCACCACAGGGAAAGACACG GTCCAGAACATCTCGTCCGGTGACGTCCTGCAGATCGACATGGACCACCTCCAGAGACCGTCCCGCTACCTGGTCCGAGTACGAGCCATCCCTCAGAGCGACTACTTCCAGGGAACCTGGAGCGAATGGAGCGAACCCATCCCCTTCAACACTCCTG CTCCAGCCCTGAAGACCAAGGACAGCCCAGAactgatgatggtggtggtggtggtgtgcctggtctctgtggtggtggtgacgtCCAGCGCCGTCTTCTTCTGGAAGAACAA GATATTCACCTACGTCTGGCCCAGCATCCCTCACCCCAAACAGACCCTGGTCCAGATCTGCAAACCCAATAAA GGTCTCTTGTTGAACTTCAAGCCCGAGGTGTTCAGTTCTCTCAACGTCTACCCTCTGGAGAAGACCAACCTGATTGTTCCTTCCGTGTCAGCTCCACCCCCATATGACCATAGCCCCGCCCATAGCTCCACCCCTAGCTCTGCCCACAGCTCTGACTGCAGCAGCGCCACCACCGAGGAGCTGGAGCTCTCCGCCCTCCTGAGTCAGAGCTCTGATGGCGAGGACGGCCTCCGGAGCGCCGGCCCCTCCCCCGACGACACCCCCCGGCTCCAGGAGAGGCCGGTGCCGCCCCGGCCGGCAGAGGGTGCCAcagggggtgagggggaggcATGTGGACCAAGTCCTCAGGAGGAGGCCTACGTCACCATGTCCAGCTTCTATCAGATCAAGTAA
- the il7r gene encoding interleukin-7 receptor subunit alpha isoform X1 has product MTTTMMLMMLMMVVMMMSAGAEAESGDGDGDGDRDEEPRISCSSDITTHECSLTCRLVPEDPEDPEDPEDPEEEEDIKKMTLCYRDYFSGDMLKCLEAPGDTIRSNLSVLLDLNVTVYLKTGERVSFWVDMKKIVKPRRPQVWNITLDQNQALIRIKTPYDKDYLTLENQLFQLHISTTGKDTVQNISSGDVLQIDMDHLQRPSRYLVRVRAIPQSDYFQGTWSEWSEPIPFNTPGKNFGSRTAPEPRRPWSTHPLSAPALKTKDSPELMMVVVVVCLVSVVVVTSSAVFFWKNKIFTYVWPSIPHPKQTLVQICKPNKGLLLNFKPEVFSSLNVYPLEKTNLIVPSVSAPPPYDHSPAHSSTPSSAHSSDCSSATTEELELSALLSQSSDGEDGLRSAGPSPDDTPRLQERPVPPRPAEGATGGEGEACGPSPQEEAYVTMSSFYQIK; this is encoded by the exons ATGACGACCACcatgatgctgatgatgctgatgatggtggtgatgatgatgtcgGCCGGAGCCGAGGCCGAGAgtggagacggagacggagatgGAGACCGGGACGAGG AACCCAGAATCAGTTGCAGCTCTGACATCACGACCCATGAATGCAGTCTGACCTGCAGGCTGGTCCCCGAGGACCCTGAGGACCCTGAGGACCCCGAGGaccccgaggaggaggaggacattaaGAAGATGACTCTGTG TTACAGAGACTACTTCAGCGGTGACATGTTGAAATGTCTGGAGGCTCCAGGAGACACGATCCGGTCCAACCTGAGCGTCCTGTTGGACCTGAACGTGACGGTCTACCTGAAGACAGGAGAGCGGGTCTCATTCTGGGTCGACATGAAGAAGATCG TCAAACCCAGACGTCCTCAGGTGTGGAACATCaccctggaccagaaccaggccCTGATCCGGATCAAGACCCCGTATGACAAGGACTACCTGACCCTAGAGAACCAGCTGTTCCAGCTCCACATCAGCACCACAGGGAAAGACACG GTCCAGAACATCTCGTCCGGTGACGTCCTGCAGATCGACATGGACCACCTCCAGAGACCGTCCCGCTACCTGGTCCGAGTACGAGCCATCCCTCAGAGCGACTACTTCCAGGGAACCTGGAGCGAATGGAGCGAACCCATCCCCTTCAACACTCCTGGTAAGAACTTCGGGTCTAGAACCGCTCCAGAACCCAGAAGGCCTTGGTCAACTCATCCTCTTTCAGCTCCAGCCCTGAAGACCAAGGACAGCCCAGAactgatgatggtggtggtggtggtgtgcctggtctctgtggtggtggtgacgtCCAGCGCCGTCTTCTTCTGGAAGAACAA GATATTCACCTACGTCTGGCCCAGCATCCCTCACCCCAAACAGACCCTGGTCCAGATCTGCAAACCCAATAAA GGTCTCTTGTTGAACTTCAAGCCCGAGGTGTTCAGTTCTCTCAACGTCTACCCTCTGGAGAAGACCAACCTGATTGTTCCTTCCGTGTCAGCTCCACCCCCATATGACCATAGCCCCGCCCATAGCTCCACCCCTAGCTCTGCCCACAGCTCTGACTGCAGCAGCGCCACCACCGAGGAGCTGGAGCTCTCCGCCCTCCTGAGTCAGAGCTCTGATGGCGAGGACGGCCTCCGGAGCGCCGGCCCCTCCCCCGACGACACCCCCCGGCTCCAGGAGAGGCCGGTGCCGCCCCGGCCGGCAGAGGGTGCCAcagggggtgagggggaggcATGTGGACCAAGTCCTCAGGAGGAGGCCTACGTCACCATGTCCAGCTTCTATCAGATCAAGTAA
- the il7r gene encoding interleukin-7 receptor subunit alpha isoform X3, whose product MTTTMMLMMLMMVVMMMSAGAEAESGDGDGDGDRDEEPRISCSSDITTHECSLTCRLVPEDPEDPEDPEDPEEEEDIKKMTLCYRDYFSGDMLKCLEAPGDTIRSNLSVLLDLNVTVYLKTGERVSFWVDMKKIVKPRRPQVWNITLDQNQALIRIKTPYDKDYLTLENQLFQLHISTTGKDTVQNISSGDVLQIDMDHLQRPSRYLVRVRAIPQSDYFQGTWSEWSEPIPFNTPALKTKDSPELMMVVVVVCLVSVVVVTSSAVFFWKNKIFTYVWPSIPHPKQTLVQICKPNKGLLLNFKPEVFSSLNVYPLEKTNLIVPSVSAPPPYDHSPAHSSTPSSAHSSDCSSATTEELELSALLSQSSDGEDGLRSAGPSPDDTPRLQERPVPPRPAEGATGGEGEACGPSPQEEAYVTMSSFYQIK is encoded by the exons ATGACGACCACcatgatgctgatgatgctgatgatggtggtgatgatgatgtcgGCCGGAGCCGAGGCCGAGAgtggagacggagacggagatgGAGACCGGGACGAGG AACCCAGAATCAGTTGCAGCTCTGACATCACGACCCATGAATGCAGTCTGACCTGCAGGCTGGTCCCCGAGGACCCTGAGGACCCTGAGGACCCCGAGGaccccgaggaggaggaggacattaaGAAGATGACTCTGTG TTACAGAGACTACTTCAGCGGTGACATGTTGAAATGTCTGGAGGCTCCAGGAGACACGATCCGGTCCAACCTGAGCGTCCTGTTGGACCTGAACGTGACGGTCTACCTGAAGACAGGAGAGCGGGTCTCATTCTGGGTCGACATGAAGAAGATCG TCAAACCCAGACGTCCTCAGGTGTGGAACATCaccctggaccagaaccaggccCTGATCCGGATCAAGACCCCGTATGACAAGGACTACCTGACCCTAGAGAACCAGCTGTTCCAGCTCCACATCAGCACCACAGGGAAAGACACG GTCCAGAACATCTCGTCCGGTGACGTCCTGCAGATCGACATGGACCACCTCCAGAGACCGTCCCGCTACCTGGTCCGAGTACGAGCCATCCCTCAGAGCGACTACTTCCAGGGAACCTGGAGCGAATGGAGCGAACCCATCCCCTTCAACACTCCTG CCCTGAAGACCAAGGACAGCCCAGAactgatgatggtggtggtggtggtgtgcctggtctctgtggtggtggtgacgtCCAGCGCCGTCTTCTTCTGGAAGAACAA GATATTCACCTACGTCTGGCCCAGCATCCCTCACCCCAAACAGACCCTGGTCCAGATCTGCAAACCCAATAAA GGTCTCTTGTTGAACTTCAAGCCCGAGGTGTTCAGTTCTCTCAACGTCTACCCTCTGGAGAAGACCAACCTGATTGTTCCTTCCGTGTCAGCTCCACCCCCATATGACCATAGCCCCGCCCATAGCTCCACCCCTAGCTCTGCCCACAGCTCTGACTGCAGCAGCGCCACCACCGAGGAGCTGGAGCTCTCCGCCCTCCTGAGTCAGAGCTCTGATGGCGAGGACGGCCTCCGGAGCGCCGGCCCCTCCCCCGACGACACCCCCCGGCTCCAGGAGAGGCCGGTGCCGCCCCGGCCGGCAGAGGGTGCCAcagggggtgagggggaggcATGTGGACCAAGTCCTCAGGAGGAGGCCTACGTCACCATGTCCAGCTTCTATCAGATCAAGTAA